Genomic DNA from Vibrio tubiashii ATCC 19109:
CCTTCAGCGTTGAACCGCTCTTGCCCGAGATGAAACGGAACACAGGCGTAACTGTTAGTGGTAATGATTTGAGCGCCAGCATCAATGAAGCTGGTGTGGGCAAGCTCTACGTATTGCGGTGATTCAATCAGAGCCTGAGCGCTCCACAGAGGTTGAGAAAAAGGCGCGCCCATTCGCTTGAGCTCGCGTCCCATTCCTCCATCTAAAATAGTCAGTCTTTTCATTATGTCGATATTTGTTTCTATGACTCTTCGCTGATAGTTAACCATCTTGGTTTAGATATCAATGACCAAATTCATCGACAATAAGTCTGGCATATTGGTTAGGGGAACTAGTGTTTCTTTGTCACAATGATTCTAACGGTTTTCAGACAGCTTCAAGATGGCAAAATGTTCACAGTGATTGAACGTGGCAAATGCTTGAAGCTCTTCGTCTAATGCGGTTAAAAATGCCGCTTTATCCTTTATTGAAGGCTCGGTGAACAGGTGAAGTACGTTTAGCACAGACTTATTCTTATCAACCTTGCAGTCTGCCCGCGCGACTAATTTGCCATCCCATAAAATCGGTAAACAGAAATATCCAAATTGCCTTTTAGCTTGGGGGACGTAGCATTCAATCAGATAGTCAAAGTTGAATACAGTATTGGCACGTTTTCTTTGAATAAGCAGATTATCAAACGGAGAGAGTATCTTTGCCCGTTTTCGATTGATGCGTTTGTCGAGCAACTGAAGTGCTTCGCTTTCTACCACATACTCGCCTTCACCTATTTTTATCTGCTCAATTTCGCCACTCTCTATTAAATCATGTAGCGCTTGTTTCACATGCTGTTTGACGTCTTTAAGCTGGTAGGTCATCTCCGCGAGAGTACCAAAGCTGTGTGCTTTGAGGTAACTCATGACAAGAAATCGCGCGTGTTCTTGAGGCGTTGGCATGGAAGTATCGACGCTAGTGGGTAACACGCGTGAAGTTAAGTCATAGACTTTGTGAAACCCTCTTCGCTCAGCAATCATTAGATCGCCCTGCATGTATAGGTTTTCTAAGGCTTGCTTAGTCGGCTTGGTATGCCACCCATCCGTTTTATGGGCTTTTGACTCAAAGTCTTTTGCCATCAGTGGGCCTTCGGACTCGATGCGCTTAAGAACATCGCTCATCAATTGACGGTCATTGCAGTACCAGTGTTTTTGCTGACCGGATTTGATCGCCGCCTTTCGCGGTAAACTGTAGCGAAAGTTGCTCATAGGTAGATAAGCGGCGGCGTGAGACCAGTATTCAAAGACTTTGCGGTCAGCGACAAGCTGATCAAGGTGCTTGGGTTGATAGCTTGGGTTACGACTCCAAAGTGTATGGTGATGGGCTCTTTGAACAACGGAAATCGTATCTATCTGCACATACCCTAGTTGCTCGAAAGCGTTGAGTGTTTTGCTGTAAGCACTGCCTTTTGACTTTCCTACGGGAAGCCCTTGGGCGATGAGGGCAAGCTTTTGTGCTTGAGATAGAGAGAGTGACTTCATGTTGTGATGCTTTTTCCTTGTTGCTCCATGGACTGCACCGCATTAAAGCCGCGCAAGATATTCCCTAGGGTAATCACCGCAAAAATCACGATAACAATCGATAAATGCCATGCCTGACTTAAACCAAATTGAACCAGCGCCATACTGACAATCGAAGAAACGATCATTTGCCCACCCCCAGACATTGCCGCTGCTGCTCCTGCCTGTTTTTTGTATGGTTGCATGACCATAGCTTGGGCACAAGGGAGCGCAATCCCGTTTCCGAGAATCATTAGCAATTGGCCGATCATCAGATACAGAGGCTCAAGCGGACAAACGAAAAACCACAGTGCAGAGCTTAAATGCAGTATCGGCGTAAAAAGCAGTAATTTTCTGCTGCCAATCATAGGTCTGACACGGTTGCAGATACTGGTACCGGTAATCATCCCCAGTGCGGGAATGATCGCCCATAGTGCGTATGCGTCTGATGTCATGCCGATCTGGTCTTGCATGATAAAAGGCATGATGGAGACAGTGGTAATCATCAAACTAAAGTTAAGCCAACCTATGCTGGCAAAGCTCATGAAATAGCGCGATGTTAGTAACTGTTTATATTGCTGTACCATCTGTTTTGGTGACGGAATCTTGTTGGTCGCTGAGAGCGTTTCATCAAATCTGAAAGCGAGTAGTCCCCAGGCTATAGCGACATAACCAAGTAAAGAAACGAACACCATCGACCAGCCAAAGTGGTAGTTAATGAACCCACCGATAACAGGCGCAACCAATGGAGTAATGGAAGCGGCCATGGCGATGTAGGATAGGGCGACAGGTAACTGGGCACCACTGTATCTGTCTCTAGTTGATGCTCTAGCGAGTACTGCGCAGCAGCCCGTACCTAACCCTTGCAGAAAGCGCCCTAATATCATGCCATTGAAGGAATCTTTCAACACAATGATCACCATCAGACCTGAAAGGGCGATCAGTAATCCGGTAAGCAGTACTTTTTTACGCCCCAGAGCATCGGAAATTGGACCGTAGATAAATTGTGAGGGACCAAAGCCTAGTAAGTACACACTGACTAGAAGCTGTGCTTGATCGAGCGAGATAGAAAAGTCTTTCGCGATCCATGGCAGCGATGGGAAAACCAACCCCATGCTGAGCTGACCAATACTGATGATTAAACACGCCAGTAAGATGGTTCGAAATTGAATGGGTTTACTCATTACACCTCACCAGATGGATCGCCATGATGACCGCGACGACGTAAACAACCTTCTTGGTCGAGTTTATTGAGTTTGGCTTTGACCCGTTTGACGGTGGATAGGCTAACATCGCAGGCAGTGGCGACACTTTGCATCGTCTCACCTTCAAGAAGCAAAGACTTGATCTGCTGATGCTTGTGTTTGTCGGCAGGTCGACCACGAAACTTCTCTTTCCAGCGCTCGGGATCTCCCTTTAACTCTTCTCGACCTAACTCAGCAGCAAATAGCCGGTGTTGGATTTGAACTTTCGCGTAACCAGACAGCAAACTGAGCATTGATTGAGTGTGAGTGCAGCCGCTTTGCAGAGTTAATGGTTCGCACAGGGTTTTGATGGTTAGCCCTTTATCAAGCAGTGCTTCTAGCGTGTTTCTGGCCTGAGAAAAGTCGCGACCAAAAACCGTTAACCACCAGATGTATAGGGTGTCGCCGGGCTTGACCTTTTCAAGTAACAGCTTGAAACCAGGGCGCTCCAATGGCGGTACATTACCACGGACTTTATCTTCAATGTGTTCACTCTCTGCAGCAGCACTTTGAAGTAATTCTAGGTGTTCAGTATAGGCTCGGTTTTTGGGAGAAAAACGCGTGTAGATGTAAGTGGTCATAGTCAGCTTATCATGGTTCATTTGATGTAATGGCTCATAATGTAGTGTGGTTCATATTTACAGTCAACACCAAATGAACCAATCCTTAAAATTTGCCCCTGAGTGAAATTTTTCTGCGGACTATCCTATCTTTATCAATGTAGCGTATGAAATGGGTGCGAATCATAAACTTACTAACCCAATCGTTGCTGCAGAAAATAACACTCAGTTAACACGCCAGTTGCGTGTTGTTTTTAGGTAAGGGCAGTTCGGGGCGAGTTATGACAGAGTTAGCGGTGACAATAGAAGCTTGGCTGTTTCAAGACAATGTCTCTGTGACGATGCTATTTATTGGCATCGTTTTACTCTCTTACCTATTAGAAGACCTAGCGATAGTGACCGCAGCGACCTTAGCGGTTGAGCACTTGATGCCAACCTCTGTTGCCCTGATGGCGATATTTGTCGGTATCAGCACCGGTGATCTTGGCCTTTACTTGATGGGCAAGGCGGCGCAAAAAGTGCGTTTTCTTCGGTATCGT
This window encodes:
- a CDS encoding recombinase family protein, with protein sequence MTTYIYTRFSPKNRAYTEHLELLQSAAAESEHIEDKVRGNVPPLERPGFKLLLEKVKPGDTLYIWWLTVFGRDFSQARNTLEALLDKGLTIKTLCEPLTLQSGCTHTQSMLSLLSGYAKVQIQHRLFAAELGREELKGDPERWKEKFRGRPADKHKHQQIKSLLLEGETMQSVATACDVSLSTVKRVKAKLNKLDQEGCLRRRGHHGDPSGEV
- a CDS encoding winged helix-turn-helix domain-containing protein — protein: MKSLSLSQAQKLALIAQGLPVGKSKGSAYSKTLNAFEQLGYVQIDTISVVQRAHHHTLWSRNPSYQPKHLDQLVADRKVFEYWSHAAAYLPMSNFRYSLPRKAAIKSGQQKHWYCNDRQLMSDVLKRIESEGPLMAKDFESKAHKTDGWHTKPTKQALENLYMQGDLMIAERRGFHKVYDLTSRVLPTSVDTSMPTPQEHARFLVMSYLKAHSFGTLAEMTYQLKDVKQHVKQALHDLIESGEIEQIKIGEGEYVVESEALQLLDKRINRKRAKILSPFDNLLIQRKRANTVFNFDYLIECYVPQAKRQFGYFCLPILWDGKLVARADCKVDKNKSVLNVLHLFTEPSIKDKAAFLTALDEELQAFATFNHCEHFAILKLSENR
- a CDS encoding multidrug effflux MFS transporter translates to MSKPIQFRTILLACLIISIGQLSMGLVFPSLPWIAKDFSISLDQAQLLVSVYLLGFGPSQFIYGPISDALGRKKVLLTGLLIALSGLMVIIVLKDSFNGMILGRFLQGLGTGCCAVLARASTRDRYSGAQLPVALSYIAMAASITPLVAPVIGGFINYHFGWSMVFVSLLGYVAIAWGLLAFRFDETLSATNKIPSPKQMVQQYKQLLTSRYFMSFASIGWLNFSLMITTVSIMPFIMQDQIGMTSDAYALWAIIPALGMITGTSICNRVRPMIGSRKLLLFTPILHLSSALWFFVCPLEPLYLMIGQLLMILGNGIALPCAQAMVMQPYKKQAGAAAAMSGGGQMIVSSIVSMALVQFGLSQAWHLSIVIVIFAVITLGNILRGFNAVQSMEQQGKSITT